The Sporosarcina ureae genome includes a region encoding these proteins:
- a CDS encoding ABC transporter ATP-binding protein has product MNLSVVVTKEKESPVEEVSTRESAIKISNLRKVFERKGEEIEAIKGIDLDIKEGQFVSVVGPSGCGKSTFLHIVGGFIERTSGVVSVRGEEVGKPAPDRGMMFQESTLFPWRKVYDNVAWGLEAQKFPKGEIKERVEYFLRLVGLWEFKDNLPSELSGGMRQRVSLARVLAFDPKVLLMDEPFGALDSQTRETMQVELQRIWSESKKSVIFVTHDIEEAVYLSDYVVVLTKRPSVVKEILKIELPRPRDVSIRKSYEFIDYRNHIWDLLHEEENVKSIGGQFNAE; this is encoded by the coding sequence ATGAATCTTAGTGTAGTCGTCACAAAAGAGAAAGAAAGCCCAGTGGAAGAAGTGAGTACAAGAGAAAGCGCAATTAAAATATCCAACCTGCGTAAAGTCTTTGAACGTAAAGGAGAAGAAATTGAAGCGATCAAAGGAATTGATTTGGATATAAAAGAAGGGCAATTTGTCAGTGTCGTCGGTCCAAGTGGTTGTGGAAAAAGTACATTCCTTCATATTGTCGGTGGTTTTATTGAAAGGACTTCCGGAGTAGTGAGTGTCCGGGGAGAAGAGGTCGGGAAACCTGCTCCAGACCGTGGAATGATGTTTCAAGAGTCGACTCTGTTCCCCTGGCGCAAGGTCTACGACAATGTGGCATGGGGTTTGGAAGCACAAAAGTTTCCTAAGGGTGAAATCAAGGAGCGAGTAGAATACTTTTTGAGGCTTGTCGGACTTTGGGAATTCAAAGATAATCTGCCTTCCGAGTTATCGGGAGGCATGAGGCAGAGAGTGTCTCTTGCTAGAGTGCTTGCTTTTGACCCTAAAGTGCTGCTTATGGACGAACCATTCGGTGCACTTGATTCCCAAACTAGAGAGACGATGCAAGTGGAACTTCAGAGGATCTGGTCGGAATCGAAGAAAAGCGTAATATTCGTTACACATGATATTGAAGAAGCGGTCTATTTAAGTGATTACGTTGTCGTTTTGACGAAGCGTCCCTCGGTAGTTAAAGAAATCTTGAAAATTGAATTACCAAGACCCCGTGATGTATCGATACGTAAGTCTTATGAGTTTATTGATTACAGGAATCATATTTGGGATCTTTTGCATGAGGAGGAAAATGTGAAAAGTATAGGAGGCCAATTCAATGCAGAGTAG
- a CDS encoding YdhK family protein yields MKKQVLSISAAFALVLAGCGAATPNEEEPVKSEETSHNDMEGMDHSSDGSIPEGLAEAESPTYPVGSEAIIETDHMEGMKGATATIVGAFDTVAYSINYTPTDGGEKVLDHKWVVHEELEDPAPAPLEKETEVTVLTDHMEGMEGATAEIESVEQTTVYMIDYASTTDGEEVQNHKWVVEDELSEK; encoded by the coding sequence ATGAAAAAACAAGTACTTTCCATAAGTGCAGCGTTTGCTCTAGTCCTTGCAGGATGCGGAGCGGCAACGCCGAATGAAGAAGAGCCTGTTAAAAGTGAAGAAACTTCACACAATGATATGGAAGGAATGGACCATTCGAGCGATGGCAGTATCCCTGAAGGCTTAGCAGAAGCCGAAAGCCCGACGTACCCTGTTGGCTCTGAAGCCATTATTGAAACGGACCATATGGAGGGCATGAAAGGAGCCACTGCCACGATTGTTGGCGCATTTGATACAGTTGCTTATTCTATCAACTATACACCGACAGATGGCGGTGAAAAAGTGTTAGATCATAAATGGGTTGTTCATGAAGAATTAGAAGATCCAGCACCTGCTCCACTAGAGAAGGAAACTGAAGTGACTGTACTCACCGATCATATGGAAGGGATGGAAGGCGCGACAGCAGAAATTGAATCTGTAGAGCAAACGACTGTCTATATGATCGATTACGCGTCTACAACTGATGGAGAAGAAGTACAGAACCATAAGTGGGTTGTGGAAGACGAGCTATCAGAAAAGTAA
- a CDS encoding ABC transporter permease, translating to MKAIKDFIVKYLALILIALLWQGFVLAELFPRQLFPGLGEILLVFVELLATSDLWTNMGVTIYRILAGFFLAAIVGIPIGIQMSRSSFIDDLMQPIFTAGYPIPRVALYPIFVLLFGLGSGSKIFTIFLECIFPIVVSTYYGAKSVNHLYVWSGQNMGATDRKLFWKVFLPGTAPSIFTGFRIALPIGVVIAVLTEMISSNNGIGYFLVYLSATLSQSKVLAVVIFISLFGYGLDRLLLYVRNRYVYW from the coding sequence ATGAAAGCGATAAAAGATTTTATTGTGAAATATTTAGCGTTAATACTAATAGCTCTATTGTGGCAGGGGTTCGTGTTGGCAGAGCTTTTTCCAAGACAGTTATTTCCTGGTCTTGGAGAAATTCTATTAGTATTTGTTGAGCTACTTGCCACAAGCGATCTATGGACAAATATGGGAGTTACAATTTATCGAATCTTGGCGGGTTTCTTCCTCGCAGCAATCGTTGGTATTCCAATCGGGATTCAAATGAGCCGGTCATCATTTATTGATGACCTGATGCAACCAATTTTTACAGCTGGTTATCCTATACCTAGAGTGGCTTTATATCCTATATTTGTACTTCTTTTCGGGTTAGGATCTGGCTCTAAAATATTCACCATTTTTCTAGAATGCATTTTCCCTATAGTAGTAAGTACATACTACGGTGCGAAAAGTGTAAATCATTTGTACGTTTGGTCTGGTCAGAATATGGGGGCGACCGATCGCAAGCTATTTTGGAAAGTGTTTCTGCCAGGGACAGCACCGTCAATTTTTACCGGTTTTCGAATTGCGCTCCCAATAGGGGTGGTTATTGCCGTACTGACAGAAATGATCAGTTCGAATAATGGTATCGGTTATTTTCTCGTTTATTTATCGGCGACCTTATCTCAAAGCAAGGTATTGGCAGTCGTAATTTTTATTTCACTCTTTGGTTATGGGTTAGATCGCTTACTACTGTATGTAAGAAATCGATATGTTTATTGGTAA
- a CDS encoding ABC transporter ATP-binding protein encodes MITQFFSYYKPHRRLFLIDFFSAIFVALLELAFPLAVQWFIDGLLPSGDWNRIVTVSFLLLLVYLVSTFLHYIVSYLGHKLGINIETDMRRELFEHVQKQSFRYFDNTKTGHIMTRITTDLFDIGELAHHGPEDAFIAIMTILGAFGLMYTINPELALIAIVMVPLLAVVVSFSNKKMNAAWHKMYQNIAEVNGRVEDSVSGSRVVKSFTNEDFELRRFQEDNDQFRLAKLKAYKVMAWATSSMYMLTRLVTLVILIVGAWFTVNDKLTYGELVSFILFSNILIKPIDKISALLELYPKGMAGFSRFRALINHEPEIKDVKGAKVVEQLRGDITLSDVTFGYDAERPVLRNINLTIHAGQTVAFVGPSGAGKTTICSLIPRFYEVNEGSISIDGMDIREVTQKSLRSQIGIVQQDVFLFTGTIRDNIAYGKLDASDEEVVEAAEKAHLTDLIHSMPNGYDTQIGERGLKLSGGQKQRLAIARMFLKNPPILILDEATSALDTETERIIQQALEELAVNRTTLIIAHRLTTIRNADQVIVMTEDGIEEQGTYEHLLRQNGTFAQLHQANQV; translated from the coding sequence ATGATTACACAGTTTTTCTCCTACTACAAGCCACATCGGCGCTTGTTTTTAATCGATTTTTTCAGTGCCATTTTCGTAGCGCTCCTTGAACTAGCTTTCCCTCTCGCTGTTCAGTGGTTTATCGACGGACTTCTGCCGTCAGGAGATTGGAATCGAATTGTCACAGTTAGCTTTTTATTATTGCTCGTCTATTTAGTGAGTACGTTTCTTCATTATATTGTGAGTTATTTAGGGCACAAACTCGGAATTAACATCGAAACGGATATGCGCCGTGAATTGTTCGAACATGTGCAGAAGCAATCTTTCCGGTATTTTGACAATACAAAGACAGGCCATATTATGACCCGGATCACGACCGATTTATTTGATATCGGTGAACTGGCTCACCATGGACCTGAAGATGCTTTTATTGCGATCATGACAATTCTCGGTGCGTTCGGATTAATGTATACGATCAACCCCGAACTCGCTTTAATCGCCATCGTAATGGTGCCGCTGCTCGCAGTAGTCGTCTCCTTCTCGAATAAGAAGATGAATGCAGCGTGGCATAAAATGTATCAAAATATTGCGGAAGTGAATGGAAGAGTTGAAGATTCAGTATCCGGCTCACGCGTGGTGAAGTCATTTACGAATGAAGACTTTGAATTACGTCGTTTCCAAGAAGACAATGATCAGTTCCGCTTAGCTAAACTAAAAGCGTATAAAGTCATGGCTTGGGCTACGTCTTCGATGTATATGCTCACTCGCCTCGTCACACTCGTTATTTTAATTGTCGGTGCTTGGTTCACAGTGAATGATAAGTTAACGTATGGTGAACTAGTCAGTTTTATTTTATTTAGCAATATTTTAATTAAACCTATCGATAAGATTAGTGCATTGCTAGAATTGTATCCTAAAGGGATGGCGGGCTTTAGTCGATTCCGTGCGTTAATTAACCACGAGCCGGAGATAAAAGATGTGAAAGGTGCAAAAGTCGTCGAACAGTTACGCGGAGATATTACACTGAGTGACGTGACATTTGGTTACGACGCAGAGCGACCCGTTCTTCGTAATATTAACTTAACGATTCATGCTGGACAAACTGTTGCATTTGTCGGTCCTTCAGGCGCTGGAAAGACAACTATTTGTTCATTGATCCCTCGTTTCTATGAAGTCAATGAAGGTTCTATTTCGATTGACGGAATGGATATTCGAGAAGTGACGCAGAAATCGTTGCGCAGTCAAATCGGAATCGTGCAACAAGATGTTTTCTTATTCACAGGAACCATCCGTGATAATATTGCGTACGGTAAATTAGACGCGTCAGACGAAGAAGTAGTTGAAGCTGCAGAAAAAGCACATCTTACGGACTTGATCCACAGCATGCCGAATGGCTATGACACGCAAATTGGTGAACGGGGATTAAAACTTTCAGGTGGTCAAAAGCAACGCCTGGCCATCGCTAGGATGTTTTTGAAAAATCCACCCATTCTCATTCTAGACGAAGCGACTTCCGCACTCGATACAGAAACGGAACGCATCATTCAACAAGCACTAGAAGAATTAGCCGTTAATCGCACCACACTCATCATCGCGCATCGCCTTACAACGATTCGTAATGCTGACCAAGTCATCGTGATGACGGAAGATGGTATCGAAGAGCAAGGAACGTATGAACATTTATTACGACAAAATGGTACATTTGCTCAACTGCATCAGGCTAACCAAGTATAA
- a CDS encoding ABC transporter substrate-binding protein, with translation MKRLIAGFVLILLVGLLGACGSDDQKDGKASAEGKKVDKPVEIKLGVGYATEENLWLIKVASDMAPNYGEKYTLDLQQFRANTDRLNAYRANQIDGGTLGQGASIMSVAQGVDLKVVANIAKESMDEGFNSTFMGLKEAGYKSAADLKGKTVGIPDFKSPSDMWVRSSVRAAGLNPDKDINYAVLPIPAMEEAVRSGKIDVGMFPQPFYDMAVNSGDLDSVFNSKDGVPVEEDFLNLFLNPTFIDENQEAVQALVEDLQFMTQYYLENTVEARQTLLDAEFVLAEPKTYLNLTDYHRLNDVSFDREGWDFVQEILLKEGWIEKEVDLDALIDTSFIGN, from the coding sequence ATGAAGAGACTTATTGCTGGATTTGTTTTGATCTTACTGGTCGGATTATTGGGTGCGTGTGGTTCTGATGACCAAAAAGATGGAAAAGCGTCTGCCGAGGGGAAAAAAGTGGATAAACCGGTTGAAATTAAATTAGGCGTGGGCTATGCGACAGAAGAAAACTTATGGCTGATCAAAGTGGCGTCTGATATGGCACCCAATTATGGGGAGAAATACACACTGGATCTTCAACAGTTCCGTGCGAATACGGATCGATTGAACGCATATCGTGCCAATCAAATAGACGGCGGAACATTGGGGCAGGGAGCTTCAATAATGTCTGTCGCGCAAGGTGTTGATCTGAAAGTCGTTGCTAATATAGCAAAAGAGAGCATGGATGAAGGATTTAATTCAACTTTCATGGGATTAAAAGAAGCGGGCTATAAATCGGCAGCAGACTTAAAAGGAAAAACAGTTGGTATTCCAGATTTTAAATCTCCGAGTGATATGTGGGTCCGATCAAGTGTCAGGGCAGCGGGGTTAAACCCAGATAAAGATATAAATTATGCAGTACTACCGATCCCTGCAATGGAGGAAGCTGTTAGAAGTGGGAAAATTGACGTAGGTATGTTCCCTCAACCTTTTTATGACATGGCGGTAAATTCAGGTGACTTGGATTCGGTCTTCAACTCTAAGGACGGCGTTCCGGTAGAAGAAGATTTTCTTAATCTATTTTTAAACCCTACATTTATAGATGAGAACCAAGAGGCTGTACAAGCGCTTGTAGAAGATTTACAGTTCATGACACAATATTATCTTGAAAATACAGTTGAAGCTCGTCAAACTTTACTAGATGCAGAGTTTGTGTTAGCGGAACCAAAAACATATCTCAACTTGACAGATTACCACCGTTTAAATGATGTTTCGTTCGACCGTGAAGGTTGGGATTTTGTACAGGAGATTCTATTGAAAGAAGGTTGGATCGAAAAAGAAGTTGATCTAGATGCATTGATAGACACTTCTTTTATAGGAAATTAA
- a CDS encoding JAB domain-containing protein: MYFHNHPSGRPNRSLEDVKITKR, from the coding sequence ATGTATTTCCATAACCATCCCAGCGGCAGGCCGAATCGTTCACTTGAAGACGTTAAGATTACGAAGAGATAG
- a CDS encoding CueP family metal-binding protein, producing MKGKMMAMLLLTTALSVGCSNENADNTVQKTQETQETQESVDIKELVNDYTVRNEVAASASITSSELIVTDDDENVTTYDLPEDEFFVSIAPFVNTTHPCDIHSLTGCQGELVEEDFNVYIEDSEGNIILDEVKTTEANGFIDLWLPRDDRFTVTITQGTKETVSEITTFEGDNTCITTMRLE from the coding sequence ATGAAAGGGAAAATGATGGCCATGTTGCTACTAACTACCGCTTTATCCGTCGGTTGTAGTAATGAAAATGCGGATAATACAGTGCAAAAAACACAGGAAACTCAAGAAACACAGGAATCGGTAGATATTAAAGAATTAGTGAACGACTACACAGTGAGAAATGAGGTAGCTGCGTCCGCTTCTATTACATCGTCTGAACTAATTGTCACGGATGATGATGAAAACGTGACAACGTACGATCTTCCCGAAGATGAATTTTTTGTATCGATTGCTCCATTCGTTAACACTACTCACCCTTGTGATATCCATAGTCTAACAGGCTGTCAAGGTGAACTGGTTGAGGAAGATTTCAATGTGTATATAGAAGATTCAGAAGGTAATATAATACTCGATGAAGTCAAAACAACTGAAGCTAATGGATTTATCGACTTGTGGCTTCCGCGTGACGACAGATTCACTGTAACGATCACACAAGGCACGAAAGAAACTGTGTCCGAGATTACTACGTTCGAAGGAGATAACACGTGCATCACGACTATGCGTTTGGAGTGA
- a CDS encoding MFS transporter, whose amino-acid sequence MKIKNNKRWFYIATPIFFLWFFGQIDKLGISIVQTDPQFLSDLGMTGANANAKIGFLTFIFMVAYAISNFFWGFFIDKFGARKTAIIGVSIWTVTMLIGGLATTYGMFMMTRIFLGIGEGMMIPVCGKFIATWFNKNELGRAQSSWISGNYAGPAIGAVFISLIIATLSWHATFFILAGLNLLLVMPMLIFLTRNDPESHPGVSKEELSYIRQDDAPVTGEKKKSYVQDSRYWIVWFGMVITSFLFFGISIWLPTYLMQARNFDVDAMTGITSLSWLFALGFVLICGYLADKTKRPSLIATILFASCAILLTVSTQVSVAIISALALGLAMGTLGGIFHLSNLFIVQFSTPETAGRAAGLMGFTNIFGGFSSYVMGWMRDINGGDFGPSLIMLIAITALGFIAYLFTLKTENKEVQDAKKKVQNQSEMQAI is encoded by the coding sequence ATGAAAATTAAAAATAATAAACGTTGGTTTTATATAGCGACACCTATTTTCTTTCTATGGTTTTTCGGACAAATAGACAAATTGGGAATTTCCATTGTCCAGACTGATCCACAATTTCTAAGTGATCTTGGAATGACAGGGGCCAATGCGAATGCGAAGATTGGCTTCTTAACCTTTATCTTTATGGTAGCATATGCAATCTCCAACTTTTTTTGGGGATTCTTCATTGACAAGTTTGGAGCCCGTAAAACAGCAATCATTGGGGTTTCGATTTGGACAGTGACGATGCTGATAGGCGGACTTGCCACCACCTACGGCATGTTCATGATGACACGGATTTTCTTAGGAATCGGGGAAGGGATGATGATCCCGGTCTGTGGAAAATTCATCGCTACTTGGTTCAATAAAAATGAATTGGGCCGCGCGCAGTCTTCCTGGATTTCTGGTAACTATGCAGGACCTGCCATTGGTGCAGTATTCATTTCATTGATCATTGCCACGCTCAGTTGGCATGCGACTTTCTTTATACTGGCTGGGTTGAACTTACTTCTTGTAATGCCGATGTTGATCTTCTTAACAAGAAATGACCCAGAAAGCCATCCTGGCGTCAGCAAAGAAGAATTGTCGTACATAAGACAGGATGATGCTCCGGTTACTGGAGAAAAGAAGAAAAGTTACGTTCAAGATTCCCGTTACTGGATTGTTTGGTTTGGTATGGTGATCACTTCTTTTTTATTTTTCGGTATTAGTATTTGGCTACCAACGTACTTAATGCAAGCCAGGAATTTTGATGTAGATGCTATGACGGGAATCACATCCTTGTCTTGGTTGTTTGCGCTTGGTTTCGTTCTAATCTGTGGTTATTTAGCAGATAAAACGAAGCGCCCTAGTTTAATAGCAACAATCTTGTTTGCTTCCTGTGCAATCTTGTTAACGGTTTCCACTCAAGTTTCGGTCGCCATCATATCCGCTTTGGCATTAGGACTTGCGATGGGGACATTGGGAGGAATCTTTCATTTAAGTAACTTATTTATCGTGCAATTTTCTACACCGGAAACGGCTGGTCGTGCAGCGGGCCTCATGGGTTTCACGAACATATTCGGAGGGTTTTCCAGTTATGTGATGGGGTGGATGCGTGACATTAACGGAGGAGACTTTGGTCCGTCGCTAATTATGTTGATTGCTATCACAGCTCTGGGGTTCATCGCTTACTTATTTACGCTTAAAACAGAAAATAAAGAAGTTCAGGATGCTAAGAAAAAGGTTCAGAATCAATCAGAAATGCAGGCGATCTGA
- the hcaB gene encoding 3-(cis-5,6-dihydroxycyclohexa-1,3-dien-1-yl)propanoate dehydrogenase: MKSLDGKVAIVTGGTNGIGEAVAREYINQGAKVCILGRSEKKLNALQEEFKDDILTVKGDVTKYSSHQEAVRKTVEKFGKLNILVSNAGVFDGFVALERLPEEHLDEAFTTIFDINVKGGLLAAKATAEELRKTKGNIIFTVSNSGFYPNGGGPIYTASKHAIVGLIRELAYELAPEIRVNGVSPGGTVTEITAIPCLQDSVKQIDREARKKNIASRNPLQIAQEASDHNGAYVLLASDNAKAITGTVIESDGGLGVRGMPGTAF, from the coding sequence ATGAAATCATTGGATGGAAAAGTTGCAATCGTGACAGGTGGAACGAACGGTATTGGAGAAGCAGTCGCTAGGGAGTATATAAATCAAGGTGCTAAAGTTTGTATTTTGGGAAGGTCAGAAAAGAAGCTGAATGCGTTACAAGAAGAATTTAAAGATGATATTTTAACAGTAAAAGGCGACGTAACGAAATATTCAAGCCATCAAGAAGCTGTCCGAAAAACGGTAGAGAAGTTCGGAAAACTGAATATATTAGTTTCCAATGCAGGCGTATTCGATGGCTTTGTCGCATTGGAGCGACTGCCAGAAGAGCATCTGGACGAAGCGTTTACAACAATTTTCGATATAAATGTAAAAGGAGGCTTATTGGCGGCAAAAGCTACTGCTGAAGAGCTGAGGAAAACGAAAGGGAATATCATTTTCACTGTTTCCAATTCGGGGTTTTATCCGAATGGCGGAGGCCCAATTTACACGGCAAGTAAGCATGCAATTGTAGGACTTATCCGAGAGTTGGCTTATGAGTTGGCTCCTGAAATTAGAGTAAATGGCGTTTCACCTGGTGGAACGGTCACAGAAATTACTGCAATCCCATGCCTGCAAGATAGCGTGAAGCAAATAGATAGGGAAGCGAGAAAGAAAAATATTGCAAGTAGAAATCCACTGCAAATTGCTCAGGAAGCAAGTGATCATAACGGCGCCTATGTCCTATTGGCATCTGATAACGCTAAGGCGATTACAGGAACTGTCATTGAGAGTGATGGAGGCCTTGGCGTGAGAGGGATGCCTGGTACGGCTTTCTAA
- a CDS encoding MBL fold metallo-hydrolase: MRLYRGLFLGLVIGMLGACGSTVEQERGVSADGINSNEPVEMKPSENYATVEKQMKQAGEKKKSNFKVTLLGTGSPLLSMERFGPATLVEVGEEKLLFDAGRGASLRLSQTGVLPGRVNKLFVTHLHSDHTIGIPDVWLTGSLPTAGKRETSFEVWGPKGTKNMIRKIEEAYIADVEVRKKNQNETLSGLNAVGHDIEQGTIFEKKGIEVVAFLVDHGPVKPSFGYRVNYQGHSVVISGDTRYNENLIDFARGTDLLIHEVAAARPDNKSPSIKKILDLHTTPEEAGKVFSKVSPKLAVYSHIVLLDGLTDTEANLAVRTSKIYDGQIVIGEDLMSFEIGDNIKVKDPHFVLDK, encoded by the coding sequence ATGCGACTTTATAGGGGCCTATTCCTAGGATTGGTAATAGGGATGCTAGGGGCATGTGGCTCCACCGTTGAACAAGAGAGAGGTGTATCGGCTGATGGAATTAATAGCAATGAACCTGTTGAAATGAAACCTAGTGAAAATTATGCAACGGTAGAGAAGCAGATGAAACAGGCAGGAGAAAAAAAGAAAAGTAATTTTAAAGTAACTCTCCTTGGAACTGGCTCACCTCTTTTAAGTATGGAACGATTTGGACCGGCAACGCTAGTTGAAGTTGGCGAGGAAAAGCTACTTTTTGATGCTGGAAGAGGAGCTTCTTTGCGCCTAAGTCAAACTGGTGTGTTACCTGGAAGGGTTAATAAATTGTTTGTAACCCACTTGCATTCCGATCATACAATTGGAATTCCTGATGTTTGGCTGACGGGTTCATTGCCTACTGCTGGAAAAAGAGAAACATCATTTGAGGTGTGGGGACCTAAAGGAACTAAAAATATGATAAGAAAAATAGAAGAAGCCTATATTGCCGATGTGGAAGTACGTAAAAAGAATCAGAACGAAACCTTAAGTGGGCTGAATGCAGTTGGACATGATATTGAACAAGGAACAATTTTTGAGAAAAAAGGGATAGAAGTTGTAGCTTTTCTAGTTGATCATGGTCCGGTTAAACCGAGTTTCGGTTACAGAGTAAATTACCAAGGTCATTCCGTAGTAATTTCTGGCGATACTCGATATAACGAAAACCTAATCGACTTTGCTAGAGGGACAGACCTACTTATTCATGAAGTTGCAGCTGCTAGACCGGATAATAAATCACCGTCTATTAAAAAAATCCTGGACCTTCATACGACTCCTGAAGAAGCTGGAAAAGTATTTAGTAAAGTAAGTCCAAAACTTGCCGTCTATTCGCATATTGTGTTACTTGATGGTCTGACTGATACAGAGGCTAATTTGGCTGTTAGAACGAGTAAGATATATGATGGCCAAATTGTCATTGGTGAAGATCTAATGTCTTTTGAAATAGGTGATAACATAAAGGTAAAAGATCCACATTTTGTCCTTGACAAATAA
- a CDS encoding aromatic-ring-hydroxylating dioxygenase subunit beta produces the protein MHKNIILQYEIEQWLYKESELLDELNFDGWYELLSEEISYTMPLRINQMEESKPDYSEATLLFDDDSTTLKLRIDRLKTDMAWAELPPSRTRRNVSNVKIKEMSENEVTVHSNLLLYRSRSTDTTADLISGQRKDVLRKENGDWKLVSRWFLADQTSLGTRNLAIFV, from the coding sequence ATGCATAAGAATATTATACTGCAATATGAAATTGAGCAATGGCTTTATAAAGAATCGGAGCTTTTGGATGAATTGAATTTTGATGGTTGGTATGAATTGTTGTCAGAAGAAATCAGTTATACAATGCCTTTAAGAATTAACCAAATGGAAGAGTCAAAGCCTGATTACTCAGAAGCAACTTTGCTATTTGACGATGATTCGACAACTTTGAAACTTCGAATTGATCGTTTGAAAACAGATATGGCGTGGGCTGAATTGCCACCATCACGTACAAGAAGGAATGTTTCGAATGTGAAGATCAAAGAAATGTCGGAAAATGAAGTGACTGTCCATAGTAATTTGCTGTTGTATAGAAGTAGAAGTACAGACACGACTGCTGACTTAATCTCAGGTCAGCGTAAAGACGTGCTCCGTAAAGAAAATGGTGATTGGAAGTTAGTATCACGCTGGTTCTTAGCAGATCAGACATCCTTAGGGACAAGAAACTTGGCGATTTTTGTTTAA
- a CDS encoding ABC transporter permease: protein MQSSLKKSRFIVVSLVELLFFFSLWQLLSMTDWFPTYVSSPAVVLGIISEFFMTGEVFPHIGISLYRSIVGFLLVVLFGTGLGILAGFFQPIGRFFDPVISFFNPIPKIALLPVFLVWFGVTDITRILIIFTSAFFPCFIATLDGVRGINKLYLWSAENMGASKFKMLSRIVLPAALPKIFDGWRVALALTFVMMFSSEMIGSSTGKGLGFMILNADAYGRTDIVLAAVIVIAALGFLFDRLLIGLRQRVLWWHNR, encoded by the coding sequence ATGCAGAGTAGCTTAAAGAAAAGTCGCTTTATAGTTGTTTCTTTAGTGGAACTTCTCTTTTTCTTCTCTTTATGGCAACTATTGTCAATGACTGATTGGTTTCCTACCTATGTCTCCAGCCCAGCAGTTGTTCTAGGAATTATTAGTGAATTCTTTATGACAGGTGAAGTATTTCCTCATATAGGAATCAGTTTATATCGATCAATTGTCGGATTTTTGCTAGTTGTTTTATTCGGAACAGGCCTGGGGATCTTAGCAGGATTTTTCCAGCCGATTGGCCGATTTTTTGATCCTGTCATATCTTTCTTTAATCCGATTCCTAAAATTGCTTTACTTCCTGTATTTTTAGTTTGGTTTGGTGTGACAGACATAACAAGGATTCTGATTATTTTTACAAGTGCTTTTTTCCCTTGTTTTATTGCGACATTGGATGGTGTTCGAGGGATTAATAAACTTTATCTGTGGTCAGCAGAAAATATGGGAGCTTCTAAGTTCAAAATGTTGTCCCGGATTGTCCTTCCAGCGGCACTCCCCAAAATATTTGACGGTTGGCGTGTTGCTCTAGCGTTAACTTTTGTCATGATGTTTTCATCAGAAATGATTGGTTCATCAACTGGTAAAGGTTTAGGATTTATGATTTTGAATGCGGATGCATATGGCCGTACGGATATTGTCCTCGCTGCAGTCATAGTTATCGCAGCGTTAGGTTTTCTTTTCGATCGATTGTTAATCGGTTTGAGGCAGCGGGTCTTATGGTGGCATAATCGATAG